The following coding sequences are from one Danio rerio strain Tuebingen ecotype United States chromosome 21, GRCz12tu, whole genome shotgun sequence window:
- the zgc:152948 gene encoding lung adenoma susceptibility protein 2 isoform X2, giving the protein MACEERMQSPESGVSSLLASSGRLHSFLHPQPEHIITYRDKHYSSASAALDAYISDYQQSLGSRTLQLHTHTRTRKDTDVLKSSLTDRELSVLNIPTRRDSDRLSLTTDDLLDLPNDGSLPVTRTSALLTRSESFPVEHSFNSRPCSHLRPTFLKCSLCPPAELAKTLHGAHLRSQSKAPPPNILPANQRLPLDTPTYRNLPRWMSSHRVPPWVTELEEGRSQTEVKDHSGEDVSLRELRLQHTHSNTLQTANTPPLFKAKTLHGAHLRSQSKAPPPNILPANQRLPLDTPTYRNLPRWMSSHRVPPWVTELEEGRSQTEVKDHSGEDVSLRELRLQHTHSNTLQTANTPPLFKAKTLHGAHLRSQSKAPPPNILPANQRLPLDTPTYRNLPRWMSSHRVPPWVTELEEGRSQTEVKDHSGEDVSLRELRLQHTHSNTLQTANTPPLFKDDRIGSLILRAEQMLNSPSFAVSDAVKELNASADTEEALDVDRSWDNPPVAFKSPVPVGIAEEPPAAEDLQRSKSAASGSSGYSSRNHPGPVEALKHMLYRLQAVEQKISQSQHSITDSADTAEQETEAVDAGSGESLLRALHHLERLKTLVDDMNDRKVGAGNDGIDSTDCTRISMHT; this is encoded by the exons ATGGCGTGTGAAGAGCGTATGCAGTCTCCAGAGTCCGGTGTCTCGTCTCTGCTGGCCTCGTCTGGACGTCTGCACAGTTTTCTGCATCCGCAGCCTGAACACATCATCACATACAGAGACAAACACTACAGCTCTGCATCTGCTGCGCTGGACGCATACATCTCTGACTACCAGCAGAGCCTGGGGAGCCGGACACtgcagctgcacacacacacacgcacacgcaaagACACAGacg TGCTAAAGTCGAGTCTGACGGACAGAGAGCTGAGTGTCCTGAACATCCCCACCAGGAGAGACAGTGACAGGCTCAGTTTGACCACTGATGACCTGCTGGATCTCCCAAATGATGGTTCTCTCCCGGTGACCCGCACCTCCGCCCTCCTGACCCGATCTGAGAGCTTTCCAGTGGAACACAGCTTCAACTCTAGGCCCTGCTCTCATCTGCGGCCTACTTTTCTCAAATGCTCCCTGTGTCCTCCTGCAGAGCTGG CAAAAACCCTCCATGGTGCCCATTTACGATCGCAGAGTAAAGCTCCGCCTCCAAACATCCTACCAGCCAATCAGAGACTTCCATTAGACACACCCACATACCGGAATTTGCCACGCTGGATGAGCAGCCACAGAGTTCCCCCATGGGTCACGGAGCTGGAGGAGGGCAGAAGTCAGACAGAGGTCAAAGATCACTCAGGAGAGGACGTCAGCCTGAGGGAGCTGCgtttacaacacacacactcaaacacgctCCAGACGGCAAACACACCACCCCTTTTTAAAG CAAAAACCCTCCATGGTGCCCATTTACGATCGCAGAGTAAAGCTCCGCCTCCAAACATCCTACCAGCCAATCAGAGACTTCCATTAGACACACCCACATACCGGAATTTGCCACGCTGGATGAGCAGCCACAGAGTTCCCCCATGGGTCACGGAGCTGGAGGAGGGCAGAAGTCAGACAGAGGTCAAAGATCACTCAGGAGAGGACGTCAGCCTGAGGGAGCTGCgtttacaacacacacactcaaacacgctCCAGACGGCAAACACACCACCCCTTTTTAAAG CAAAAACCCTCCATGGTGCCCATTTACGATCGCAGAGTAAAGCTCCGCCTCCAAACATCCTACCAGCCAATCAGAGACTTCCATTAGACACACCCACATACCGGAATTTGCCACGCTGGATGAGCAGCCACAGAGTTCCCCCATGGGTCACGGAGCTGGAGGAGGGCAGAAGTCAGACAGAGGTCAAAGATCACTCAGGAGAGGACGTCAGCCTGAGGGAGCTGCgtttacaacacacacactcaaacacgctCCAGACGGCAAACACACCACCCCTTTTTAAAG ATGACAGGATTGGATCTCTGATCTTAAGAGCGGAGCAGATGTTAAATTCTCCATCATTTGCTGTCAGTGATGCGGTAAAAGAGCTCAATGCTTCAGCAGATACAGAAGAGGCGCTGGACGTGGACCGGTCCTGGGACAATCCACCAGTGGCATT TAAATCTCCAGTGCCGGTGGGCATCGCTGAAGAGCCGCCAGCAGCTGAGGATCTGCAGAGGAGTAAG TCTGCAGCATCCGGCTCTTCCGGATACAGCAGCAGGAATCATCCGGGTCCAGTGGAGGCGCTCAAACACATGCTGTACCGCCTGCAGGCCGTGGAACAgaagatcagccaatcacagcacagCATTACAGATTCAGCAGACACTGCAGAGCAG GAAACAGAAGCTGTGGATGCAGGAAGCGGCGAGTCTTTACTGAG AGCTCTTCATCATTTGGAGCGGCTGAAAACACTGGTGGACGATATGAATGATAGGAAGGTGGGAGCAGGGAATGATGGGATTGACTCTACAGACTGCACCAGAATCAGCATGCACACATGA
- the zgc:152948 gene encoding lung adenoma susceptibility protein 2 isoform X12: protein MACEERMQSPESGVSSLLASSGRLHSFLHPQPEHIITYRDKHYSSASAALDAYISDYQQSLGSRTLQLHTHTRTRKDTDVLKSSLTDRELSVLNIPTRRDSDRLSLTTDDLLDLPNDGSLPVTRTSALLTRSESFPVEHSFNSRPCSHLRPTFLKCSLCPPAELDDRIGSLILRAEQMLNSPSFAVSDAVKELNASADTEEALDVDRSWDNPPVAFKSPVPVGIAEEPPAAEDLQRSKSAASGSSGYSSRNHPGPVEALKHMLYRLQAVEQKISQSQHSITDSADTAEQETEAVDAGSGESLLRALHHLERLKTLVDDMNDRKVGAGNDGIDSTDCTRISMHT from the exons ATGGCGTGTGAAGAGCGTATGCAGTCTCCAGAGTCCGGTGTCTCGTCTCTGCTGGCCTCGTCTGGACGTCTGCACAGTTTTCTGCATCCGCAGCCTGAACACATCATCACATACAGAGACAAACACTACAGCTCTGCATCTGCTGCGCTGGACGCATACATCTCTGACTACCAGCAGAGCCTGGGGAGCCGGACACtgcagctgcacacacacacacgcacacgcaaagACACAGacg TGCTAAAGTCGAGTCTGACGGACAGAGAGCTGAGTGTCCTGAACATCCCCACCAGGAGAGACAGTGACAGGCTCAGTTTGACCACTGATGACCTGCTGGATCTCCCAAATGATGGTTCTCTCCCGGTGACCCGCACCTCCGCCCTCCTGACCCGATCTGAGAGCTTTCCAGTGGAACACAGCTTCAACTCTAGGCCCTGCTCTCATCTGCGGCCTACTTTTCTCAAATGCTCCCTGTGTCCTCCTGCAGAGCTGG ATGACAGGATTGGATCTCTGATCTTAAGAGCGGAGCAGATGTTAAATTCTCCATCATTTGCTGTCAGTGATGCGGTAAAAGAGCTCAATGCTTCAGCAGATACAGAAGAGGCGCTGGACGTGGACCGGTCCTGGGACAATCCACCAGTGGCATT TAAATCTCCAGTGCCGGTGGGCATCGCTGAAGAGCCGCCAGCAGCTGAGGATCTGCAGAGGAGTAAG TCTGCAGCATCCGGCTCTTCCGGATACAGCAGCAGGAATCATCCGGGTCCAGTGGAGGCGCTCAAACACATGCTGTACCGCCTGCAGGCCGTGGAACAgaagatcagccaatcacagcacagCATTACAGATTCAGCAGACACTGCAGAGCAG GAAACAGAAGCTGTGGATGCAGGAAGCGGCGAGTCTTTACTGAG AGCTCTTCATCATTTGGAGCGGCTGAAAACACTGGTGGACGATATGAATGATAGGAAGGTGGGAGCAGGGAATGATGGGATTGACTCTACAGACTGCACCAGAATCAGCATGCACACATGA
- the zgc:152948 gene encoding lung adenoma susceptibility protein 2 isoform X1, whose amino-acid sequence MACEERMQSPESGVSSLLASSGRLHSFLHPQPEHIITYRDKHYSSASAALDAYISDYQQSLGSRTLQLHTHTRTRKDTDVLKSSLTDRELSVLNIPTRRDSDRLSLTTDDLLDLPNDGSLPVTRTSALLTRSESFPVEHSFNSRPCSHLRPTFLKCSLCPPAELAKTLHGAHLRSQSKAPPPNILPANQRLPLDTPTYRNLPRWMSSHRVPPWVTELEEGRSQTEVKDHSGEDVSLRELRLQHTHSNTLQTANTPPLFKAKTLHGAHLRSQSKAPPPNILPANQRLPLDTPTYRNLPRWMSSHRVPPWVTELEEGRSQTEVKDHSGEDVSLRELRLQHTHSNTLQTANTPPLFKAKTLHGAHLRSQSKAPPPNILPANQRLPLDTPTYRNLPRWMSSHRVPPWVTELEEGRSQTEVKDHSGEDVSLRELRLQHTHSNTLQTANTPPLFKDDRIGSLILRAEQMLNSPSFAVSDAVKELNASADTEEALDVDRSWDNPPVAFKSPVPVGIAEEPPAAEDLQRSKSAASGSSGYSSRNHPGPVEALKHMLYRLQAVEQKISQSQHSITDSADTAEQQETEAVDAGSGESLLRALHHLERLKTLVDDMNDRKVGAGNDGIDSTDCTRISMHT is encoded by the exons ATGGCGTGTGAAGAGCGTATGCAGTCTCCAGAGTCCGGTGTCTCGTCTCTGCTGGCCTCGTCTGGACGTCTGCACAGTTTTCTGCATCCGCAGCCTGAACACATCATCACATACAGAGACAAACACTACAGCTCTGCATCTGCTGCGCTGGACGCATACATCTCTGACTACCAGCAGAGCCTGGGGAGCCGGACACtgcagctgcacacacacacacgcacacgcaaagACACAGacg TGCTAAAGTCGAGTCTGACGGACAGAGAGCTGAGTGTCCTGAACATCCCCACCAGGAGAGACAGTGACAGGCTCAGTTTGACCACTGATGACCTGCTGGATCTCCCAAATGATGGTTCTCTCCCGGTGACCCGCACCTCCGCCCTCCTGACCCGATCTGAGAGCTTTCCAGTGGAACACAGCTTCAACTCTAGGCCCTGCTCTCATCTGCGGCCTACTTTTCTCAAATGCTCCCTGTGTCCTCCTGCAGAGCTGG CAAAAACCCTCCATGGTGCCCATTTACGATCGCAGAGTAAAGCTCCGCCTCCAAACATCCTACCAGCCAATCAGAGACTTCCATTAGACACACCCACATACCGGAATTTGCCACGCTGGATGAGCAGCCACAGAGTTCCCCCATGGGTCACGGAGCTGGAGGAGGGCAGAAGTCAGACAGAGGTCAAAGATCACTCAGGAGAGGACGTCAGCCTGAGGGAGCTGCgtttacaacacacacactcaaacacgctCCAGACGGCAAACACACCACCCCTTTTTAAAG CAAAAACCCTCCATGGTGCCCATTTACGATCGCAGAGTAAAGCTCCGCCTCCAAACATCCTACCAGCCAATCAGAGACTTCCATTAGACACACCCACATACCGGAATTTGCCACGCTGGATGAGCAGCCACAGAGTTCCCCCATGGGTCACGGAGCTGGAGGAGGGCAGAAGTCAGACAGAGGTCAAAGATCACTCAGGAGAGGACGTCAGCCTGAGGGAGCTGCgtttacaacacacacactcaaacacgctCCAGACGGCAAACACACCACCCCTTTTTAAAG CAAAAACCCTCCATGGTGCCCATTTACGATCGCAGAGTAAAGCTCCGCCTCCAAACATCCTACCAGCCAATCAGAGACTTCCATTAGACACACCCACATACCGGAATTTGCCACGCTGGATGAGCAGCCACAGAGTTCCCCCATGGGTCACGGAGCTGGAGGAGGGCAGAAGTCAGACAGAGGTCAAAGATCACTCAGGAGAGGACGTCAGCCTGAGGGAGCTGCgtttacaacacacacactcaaacacgctCCAGACGGCAAACACACCACCCCTTTTTAAAG ATGACAGGATTGGATCTCTGATCTTAAGAGCGGAGCAGATGTTAAATTCTCCATCATTTGCTGTCAGTGATGCGGTAAAAGAGCTCAATGCTTCAGCAGATACAGAAGAGGCGCTGGACGTGGACCGGTCCTGGGACAATCCACCAGTGGCATT TAAATCTCCAGTGCCGGTGGGCATCGCTGAAGAGCCGCCAGCAGCTGAGGATCTGCAGAGGAGTAAG TCTGCAGCATCCGGCTCTTCCGGATACAGCAGCAGGAATCATCCGGGTCCAGTGGAGGCGCTCAAACACATGCTGTACCGCCTGCAGGCCGTGGAACAgaagatcagccaatcacagcacagCATTACAGATTCAGCAGACACTGCAGAGCAG CAGGAAACAGAAGCTGTGGATGCAGGAAGCGGCGAGTCTTTACTGAG AGCTCTTCATCATTTGGAGCGGCTGAAAACACTGGTGGACGATATGAATGATAGGAAGGTGGGAGCAGGGAATGATGGGATTGACTCTACAGACTGCACCAGAATCAGCATGCACACATGA
- the zgc:152948 gene encoding lung adenoma susceptibility protein 2 isoform X5, with product MACEERMQSPESGVSSLLASSGRLHSFLHPQPEHIITYRDKHYSSASAALDAYISDYQQSLGSRTLQLHTHTRTRKDTDVLKSSLTDRELSVLNIPTRRDSDRLSLTTDDLLDLPNDGSLPVTRTSALLTRSESFPVEHSFNSRPCSHLRPTFLKCSLCPPAELAKTLHGAHLRSQSKAPPPNILPANQRLPLDTPTYRNLPRWMSSHRVPPWVTELEEGRSQTEVKDHSGEDVSLRELRLQHTHSNTLQTANTPPLFKAKTLHGAHLRSQSKAPPPNILPANQRLPLDTPTYRNLPRWMSSHRVPPWVTELEEGRSQTEVKDHSGEDVSLRELRLQHTHSNTLQTANTPPLFKDDRIGSLILRAEQMLNSPSFAVSDAVKELNASADTEEALDVDRSWDNPPVAFKSPVPVGIAEEPPAAEDLQRSKSAASGSSGYSSRNHPGPVEALKHMLYRLQAVEQKISQSQHSITDSADTAEQETEAVDAGSGESLLRALHHLERLKTLVDDMNDRKVGAGNDGIDSTDCTRISMHT from the exons ATGGCGTGTGAAGAGCGTATGCAGTCTCCAGAGTCCGGTGTCTCGTCTCTGCTGGCCTCGTCTGGACGTCTGCACAGTTTTCTGCATCCGCAGCCTGAACACATCATCACATACAGAGACAAACACTACAGCTCTGCATCTGCTGCGCTGGACGCATACATCTCTGACTACCAGCAGAGCCTGGGGAGCCGGACACtgcagctgcacacacacacacgcacacgcaaagACACAGacg TGCTAAAGTCGAGTCTGACGGACAGAGAGCTGAGTGTCCTGAACATCCCCACCAGGAGAGACAGTGACAGGCTCAGTTTGACCACTGATGACCTGCTGGATCTCCCAAATGATGGTTCTCTCCCGGTGACCCGCACCTCCGCCCTCCTGACCCGATCTGAGAGCTTTCCAGTGGAACACAGCTTCAACTCTAGGCCCTGCTCTCATCTGCGGCCTACTTTTCTCAAATGCTCCCTGTGTCCTCCTGCAGAGCTGG CAAAAACCCTCCATGGTGCCCATTTACGATCGCAGAGTAAAGCTCCGCCTCCAAACATCCTACCAGCCAATCAGAGACTTCCATTAGACACACCCACATACCGGAATTTGCCACGCTGGATGAGCAGCCACAGAGTTCCCCCATGGGTCACGGAGCTGGAGGAGGGCAGAAGTCAGACAGAGGTCAAAGATCACTCAGGAGAGGACGTCAGCCTGAGGGAGCTGCgtttacaacacacacactcaaacacgctCCAGACGGCAAACACACCACCCCTTTTTAAAG CAAAAACCCTCCATGGTGCCCATTTACGATCGCAGAGTAAAGCTCCGCCTCCAAACATCCTACCAGCCAATCAGAGACTTCCATTAGACACACCCACATACCGGAATTTGCCACGCTGGATGAGCAGCCACAGAGTTCCCCCATGGGTCACGGAGCTGGAGGAGGGCAGAAGTCAGACAGAGGTCAAAGATCACTCAGGAGAGGACGTCAGCCTGAGGGAGCTGCgtttacaacacacacactcaaacacgctCCAGACGGCAAACACACCACCCCTTTTTAAAG ATGACAGGATTGGATCTCTGATCTTAAGAGCGGAGCAGATGTTAAATTCTCCATCATTTGCTGTCAGTGATGCGGTAAAAGAGCTCAATGCTTCAGCAGATACAGAAGAGGCGCTGGACGTGGACCGGTCCTGGGACAATCCACCAGTGGCATT TAAATCTCCAGTGCCGGTGGGCATCGCTGAAGAGCCGCCAGCAGCTGAGGATCTGCAGAGGAGTAAG TCTGCAGCATCCGGCTCTTCCGGATACAGCAGCAGGAATCATCCGGGTCCAGTGGAGGCGCTCAAACACATGCTGTACCGCCTGCAGGCCGTGGAACAgaagatcagccaatcacagcacagCATTACAGATTCAGCAGACACTGCAGAGCAG GAAACAGAAGCTGTGGATGCAGGAAGCGGCGAGTCTTTACTGAG AGCTCTTCATCATTTGGAGCGGCTGAAAACACTGGTGGACGATATGAATGATAGGAAGGTGGGAGCAGGGAATGATGGGATTGACTCTACAGACTGCACCAGAATCAGCATGCACACATGA
- the zgc:152948 gene encoding lung adenoma susceptibility protein 2 isoform X4, with protein sequence MACEERMQSPESGVSSLLASSGRLHSFLHPQPEHIITYRDKHYSSASAALDAYISDYQQSLGSRTLQLHTHTRTRKDTDVLKSSLTDRELSVLNIPTRRDSDRLSLTTDDLLDLPNDGSLPVTRTSALLTRSESFPVEHSFNSRPCSHLRPTFLKCSLCPPAELAKTLHGAHLRSQSKAPPPNILPANQRLPLDTPTYRNLPRWMSSHRVPPWVTELEEGRSQTEVKDHSGEDVSLRELRLQHTHSNTLQTANTPPLFKAKTLHGAHLRSQSKAPPPNILPANQRLPLDTPTYRNLPRWMSSHRVPPWVTELEEGRSQTEVKDHSGEDVSLRELRLQHTHSNTLQTANTPPLFKDDRIGSLILRAEQMLNSPSFAVSDAVKELNASADTEEALDVDRSWDNPPVAFKSPVPVGIAEEPPAAEDLQRSKSAASGSSGYSSRNHPGPVEALKHMLYRLQAVEQKISQSQHSITDSADTAEQQETEAVDAGSGESLLRALHHLERLKTLVDDMNDRKVGAGNDGIDSTDCTRISMHT encoded by the exons ATGGCGTGTGAAGAGCGTATGCAGTCTCCAGAGTCCGGTGTCTCGTCTCTGCTGGCCTCGTCTGGACGTCTGCACAGTTTTCTGCATCCGCAGCCTGAACACATCATCACATACAGAGACAAACACTACAGCTCTGCATCTGCTGCGCTGGACGCATACATCTCTGACTACCAGCAGAGCCTGGGGAGCCGGACACtgcagctgcacacacacacacgcacacgcaaagACACAGacg TGCTAAAGTCGAGTCTGACGGACAGAGAGCTGAGTGTCCTGAACATCCCCACCAGGAGAGACAGTGACAGGCTCAGTTTGACCACTGATGACCTGCTGGATCTCCCAAATGATGGTTCTCTCCCGGTGACCCGCACCTCCGCCCTCCTGACCCGATCTGAGAGCTTTCCAGTGGAACACAGCTTCAACTCTAGGCCCTGCTCTCATCTGCGGCCTACTTTTCTCAAATGCTCCCTGTGTCCTCCTGCAGAGCTGG CAAAAACCCTCCATGGTGCCCATTTACGATCGCAGAGTAAAGCTCCGCCTCCAAACATCCTACCAGCCAATCAGAGACTTCCATTAGACACACCCACATACCGGAATTTGCCACGCTGGATGAGCAGCCACAGAGTTCCCCCATGGGTCACGGAGCTGGAGGAGGGCAGAAGTCAGACAGAGGTCAAAGATCACTCAGGAGAGGACGTCAGCCTGAGGGAGCTGCgtttacaacacacacactcaaacacgctCCAGACGGCAAACACACCACCCCTTTTTAAAG CAAAAACCCTCCATGGTGCCCATTTACGATCGCAGAGTAAAGCTCCGCCTCCAAACATCCTACCAGCCAATCAGAGACTTCCATTAGACACACCCACATACCGGAATTTGCCACGCTGGATGAGCAGCCACAGAGTTCCCCCATGGGTCACGGAGCTGGAGGAGGGCAGAAGTCAGACAGAGGTCAAAGATCACTCAGGAGAGGACGTCAGCCTGAGGGAGCTGCgtttacaacacacacactcaaacacgctCCAGACGGCAAACACACCACCCCTTTTTAAAG ATGACAGGATTGGATCTCTGATCTTAAGAGCGGAGCAGATGTTAAATTCTCCATCATTTGCTGTCAGTGATGCGGTAAAAGAGCTCAATGCTTCAGCAGATACAGAAGAGGCGCTGGACGTGGACCGGTCCTGGGACAATCCACCAGTGGCATT TAAATCTCCAGTGCCGGTGGGCATCGCTGAAGAGCCGCCAGCAGCTGAGGATCTGCAGAGGAGTAAG TCTGCAGCATCCGGCTCTTCCGGATACAGCAGCAGGAATCATCCGGGTCCAGTGGAGGCGCTCAAACACATGCTGTACCGCCTGCAGGCCGTGGAACAgaagatcagccaatcacagcacagCATTACAGATTCAGCAGACACTGCAGAGCAG CAGGAAACAGAAGCTGTGGATGCAGGAAGCGGCGAGTCTTTACTGAG AGCTCTTCATCATTTGGAGCGGCTGAAAACACTGGTGGACGATATGAATGATAGGAAGGTGGGAGCAGGGAATGATGGGATTGACTCTACAGACTGCACCAGAATCAGCATGCACACATGA
- the zgc:152948 gene encoding lung adenoma susceptibility protein 2 isoform X11, whose product MACEERMQSPESGVSSLLASSGRLHSFLHPQPEHIITYRDKHYSSASAALDAYISDYQQSLGSRTLQLHTHTRTRKDTDVLKSSLTDRELSVLNIPTRRDSDRLSLTTDDLLDLPNDGSLPVTRTSALLTRSESFPVEHSFNSRPCSHLRPTFLKCSLCPPAELDDRIGSLILRAEQMLNSPSFAVSDAVKELNASADTEEALDVDRSWDNPPVAFKSPVPVGIAEEPPAAEDLQRSKSAASGSSGYSSRNHPGPVEALKHMLYRLQAVEQKISQSQHSITDSADTAEQQETEAVDAGSGESLLRALHHLERLKTLVDDMNDRKVGAGNDGIDSTDCTRISMHT is encoded by the exons ATGGCGTGTGAAGAGCGTATGCAGTCTCCAGAGTCCGGTGTCTCGTCTCTGCTGGCCTCGTCTGGACGTCTGCACAGTTTTCTGCATCCGCAGCCTGAACACATCATCACATACAGAGACAAACACTACAGCTCTGCATCTGCTGCGCTGGACGCATACATCTCTGACTACCAGCAGAGCCTGGGGAGCCGGACACtgcagctgcacacacacacacgcacacgcaaagACACAGacg TGCTAAAGTCGAGTCTGACGGACAGAGAGCTGAGTGTCCTGAACATCCCCACCAGGAGAGACAGTGACAGGCTCAGTTTGACCACTGATGACCTGCTGGATCTCCCAAATGATGGTTCTCTCCCGGTGACCCGCACCTCCGCCCTCCTGACCCGATCTGAGAGCTTTCCAGTGGAACACAGCTTCAACTCTAGGCCCTGCTCTCATCTGCGGCCTACTTTTCTCAAATGCTCCCTGTGTCCTCCTGCAGAGCTGG ATGACAGGATTGGATCTCTGATCTTAAGAGCGGAGCAGATGTTAAATTCTCCATCATTTGCTGTCAGTGATGCGGTAAAAGAGCTCAATGCTTCAGCAGATACAGAAGAGGCGCTGGACGTGGACCGGTCCTGGGACAATCCACCAGTGGCATT TAAATCTCCAGTGCCGGTGGGCATCGCTGAAGAGCCGCCAGCAGCTGAGGATCTGCAGAGGAGTAAG TCTGCAGCATCCGGCTCTTCCGGATACAGCAGCAGGAATCATCCGGGTCCAGTGGAGGCGCTCAAACACATGCTGTACCGCCTGCAGGCCGTGGAACAgaagatcagccaatcacagcacagCATTACAGATTCAGCAGACACTGCAGAGCAG CAGGAAACAGAAGCTGTGGATGCAGGAAGCGGCGAGTCTTTACTGAG AGCTCTTCATCATTTGGAGCGGCTGAAAACACTGGTGGACGATATGAATGATAGGAAGGTGGGAGCAGGGAATGATGGGATTGACTCTACAGACTGCACCAGAATCAGCATGCACACATGA
- the zgc:152948 gene encoding lung adenoma susceptibility protein 2 (The RefSeq protein has 7 substitutions, 1 non-frameshifting indel compared to this genomic sequence): MACEERMQSPESGVSSLLASSGRLHSFLHPQPEHSITYRDKHYSSASAALDAYISDYQQSLGSRTLQLHTRKDTDVLKSSLTDRELSVLNIPTRRDSDRLSLTTDDLLDLPNDGSLPVTRTSALLTRSESFPVGHSFNSRPCSHLRPTFLKCSLCPPAELAKTLHGAHLRSQSKAPPPNILPANQRLPLDTPTYRNLPRWMSSHRVPPWVTELEEGRSQTEVKDHSGEVVSLRELRLQHTHSNTLQTANTPPLFKDDRIGSLISRAEQMLNSPSFAVSDAVKELNASADTEEALDADRSWDNPPVAFKSPVPVGIAEKPPAAEDLQRSKSAASGSSGYSSRNHPGPVEALKHMLYRLQAVEQKISQSQHSITDSADTAEQETEAVDAGSGESLQRALHHLERLKTLVDDMNDRKVGAGNDGIDSTDCTRISMHT; encoded by the exons ATGGCGTGTGAAGAGCGTATGCAGTCTCCAGAGTCCGGTGTCTCGTCTCTGCTGGCCTCGTCTGGACGTCTGCACAGTTTTCTGCATCCGCAGCCTGAACACATCATCACATACAGAGACAAACACTACAGCTCTGCATCTGCTGCGCTGGACGCATACATCTCTGACTACCAGCAGAGCCTGGGGAGCCGGACACtgcagctgcacacacacacacgcacacgcaaagACACAGacg TGCTAAAGTCGAGTCTGACGGACAGAGAGCTGAGTGTCCTGAACATCCCCACCAGGAGAGACAGTGACAGGCTCAGTTTGACCACTGATGACCTGCTGGATCTCCCAAATGATGGTTCTCTCCCGGTGACCCGCACCTCCGCCCTCCTGACCCGATCTGAGAGCTTTCCAGTGGAACACAGCTTCAACTCTAGGCCCTGCTCTCATCTGCGGCCTACTTTTCTCAAATGCTCCCTGTGTCCTCCTGCAGAGCTGG CAAAAACCCTCCATGGTGCCCATTTACGATCGCAGAGTAAAGCTCCGCCTCCAAACATCCTACCAGCCAATCAGAGACTTCCATTAGACACACCCACATACCGGAATTTGCCACGCTGGATGAGCAGCCACAGAGTTCCCCCATGGGTCACGGAGCTGGAGGAGGGCAGAAGTCAGACAGAGGTCAAAGATCACTCAGGAGAGGACGTCAGCCTGAGGGAGCTGCgtttacaacacacacactcaaacacgctCCAGACGGCAAACACACCACCCCTTTTTAAAG ATGACAGGATTGGATCTCTGATCTTAAGAGCGGAGCAGATGTTAAATTCTCCATCATTTGCTGTCAGTGATGCGGTAAAAGAGCTCAATGCTTCAGCAGATACAGAAGAGGCGCTGGACGTGGACCGGTCCTGGGACAATCCACCAGTGGCATT TAAATCTCCAGTGCCGGTGGGCATCGCTGAAGAGCCGCCAGCAGCTGAGGATCTGCAGAGGAGTAAG TCTGCAGCATCCGGCTCTTCCGGATACAGCAGCAGGAATCATCCGGGTCCAGTGGAGGCGCTCAAACACATGCTGTACCGCCTGCAGGCCGTGGAACAgaagatcagccaatcacagcacagCATTACAGATTCAGCAGACACTGCAGAGCAG GAAACAGAAGCTGTGGATGCAGGAAGCGGCGAGTCTTTACTGAG AGCTCTTCATCATTTGGAGCGGCTGAAAACACTGGTGGACGATATGAATGATAGGAAGGTGGGAGCAGGGAATGATGGGATTGACTCTACAGACTGCACCAGAATCAGCATGCACACATGA